A window of Kyrpidia spormannii genomic DNA:
CGGGTGAAGTGGTTAGAGAGACATTCGGAGATAACATGAACAAGGTGGTTGAGATAACAAAGTTACCGAAGGAAGAGATTGAGGCGATCCAAAGGGGGTTGGAGGCCGATCGGTGAGGGCTGGCCATGCGTGGCACGGTCGGTAATAGGGTGAATAGAATACGCTGCGGAGCCTTTGGCAGTCCAGGGGCACATCGCAGCTTTTTTTGTTTCGTTCTGCACTTTTTGCGGCAATATAGCGGCAATCGGTGTTTTCCGGCTATAATGGAGAGAAAGGGGGCTGGCAGGGGTGTTTGAACCGCGGTTCTCGATTCCTCCAAAGATGGCAAAAAGGTTAATGGAAATCCAAGAGGCGAACACCGTCGTGGAATATTTGCCGCTTCCGGGCAATGTGTTGCAGGAAATGCAGCGGGAGTCGGCGATCAATCGAGTAATTTTGTCCACAAAGATCGAAGGCTCCAGACTGAGCGAACGACAAATGAGGAAGGCGCTGCAGGTTGGACAACGTTCCTCGGCGGAACAGGAAGTGGTCAACCTTTCGAAGGCTATGGATTTTCTCGATCGCTGTGCCGAACGCAGGCTGCCGATCACCGAGGAACTCATCAAACAGCTTCATGCGATCATTCGCGTCATCCCGGGCGGTAAAAGGCCGGCTCAAAGTGGGTATCGGACTGTGCAAAACAAGGTGGCCGACGAGCGTACCGGTGTCATCGTGTATTTGCCGCCGGAACCCCGGGATGTGCCCACCTTGATGGAAGACCTCGTGGCATGGGTGAATCGACCGGAGACCCAGGACATTCCGGCTCCGATTCAGGCGGGCATCTTTATGTGGCAATTTTTGACGATCCATCCGTATGTCGACGGCAATGGGCGGACGGCGCGGGCCTTAGCAACCTACCTTCTCAGGCAACACGATTTGTGGTTGAAAGGTCTTTTTGTTCTGGAATCCTATTATGACCGAAATTTGGATGGCTACTACAAAAACCTGCAGATGGGGCTGCCTCATAATTACTATTTTGGGCGAAATGATGCGGACCTGACGCCCTGGCTGGACTTTTTTATCGATGGGTTGGCGGAAGTGTTTCGAGAAGCCGCGGAGCTGGTCCGCAGTAAAAGTCTGTCGTTCATGGCGGTGGAGCCGGATCTGCTGCGGCGGTTGGATCCATCTCAGCGGGTGGTTTTTGCGCAAATGGCGTTTCGGACTCCCGTCTTGACCACGAGCGATCTTGCAAAATTGCTGAATTTGCGGGACCGGACGGTGCGGGAGAGGCTGAAACGGTGGATCGCCGAGGGCTTTCTCCGGCCGCGGGATGAACACGCCAAGCGCATTCGCTCTGTGGTCTTAACCGAGGGCTACGAAGAGCTGGCGCAAGCGGTTCGAGAGGATCCCGAGCGGTATCGCTATCTGTTGGGGGATTGATGCGGGACGGGGGATGGGGGGCTGTGAAAACGTCCCGTGCGCCACTTGCGGGTGTGTAGCTCAATGGTAGAGCCCCAGCCTTCCAAGCTGGTTACGTGGGTTCGATTGCAGAAGCGGGAGGCGTGGCGCCGGGCCTTGGCCGCTGTACAAGTGTTTCCGGCGGACGAGGATTAGTGATGCCTGGGTGTCTTGTTTTTTACGGATTCCTTAACGAAAATCACCGTATGGTTGATCCGGACCTCAATAGGC
This region includes:
- a CDS encoding Fic family protein, with amino-acid sequence MFEPRFSIPPKMAKRLMEIQEANTVVEYLPLPGNVLQEMQRESAINRVILSTKIEGSRLSERQMRKALQVGQRSSAEQEVVNLSKAMDFLDRCAERRLPITEELIKQLHAIIRVIPGGKRPAQSGYRTVQNKVADERTGVIVYLPPEPRDVPTLMEDLVAWVNRPETQDIPAPIQAGIFMWQFLTIHPYVDGNGRTARALATYLLRQHDLWLKGLFVLESYYDRNLDGYYKNLQMGLPHNYYFGRNDADLTPWLDFFIDGLAEVFREAAELVRSKSLSFMAVEPDLLRRLDPSQRVVFAQMAFRTPVLTTSDLAKLLNLRDRTVRERLKRWIAEGFLRPRDEHAKRIRSVVLTEGYEELAQAVREDPERYRYLLGD